In a genomic window of Akkermansia massiliensis:
- a CDS encoding Panacea domain-containing protein, giving the protein MANHTTTQKLCNWFIQQANAKNLPLTPVKLNHLVILADWWHLHHHGDFLINERAEAWTCGPVLPSIHHEYKDQPPCSIIEHPSRRQPPLEEETDIIPFLEHIWNVYGKYTAQQLGRINTAPASPWQQAQGRHGEAEYQQIAREHVKAYFQTLAE; this is encoded by the coding sequence ATGGCAAACCATACTACCACGCAAAAGCTCTGCAACTGGTTCATTCAGCAGGCGAATGCAAAAAACCTTCCTCTCACGCCCGTCAAACTGAACCACCTGGTCATTCTGGCGGACTGGTGGCACCTGCACCATCACGGCGATTTCCTGATCAACGAACGGGCGGAAGCATGGACCTGCGGGCCGGTGCTCCCCTCCATTCATCACGAATACAAGGACCAGCCGCCCTGCTCCATCATTGAACACCCCAGCCGCCGCCAGCCCCCCCTGGAAGAGGAAACGGACATCATCCCTTTTCTGGAACACATCTGGAACGTCTATGGCAAATACACGGCCCAGCAGCTTGGCCGCATCAACACAGCGCCGGCCTCCCCCTGGCAGCAGGCGCAGGGCAGGCACGGAGAAGCGGAATACCAGCAAATTGCCCGGGAACACGTGAAAGCCTACTTCCAAACCCTGGCTGAATGA
- a CDS encoding S6 family peptidase produces the protein MSDSFDVQTYRDFAENRGIFGINAKDVAIYDKEGNYVGSIPKMMNFDGLADAHAGEAALVGGPGFIATVSHDYNNQTITFTKRFGATEGTPFYDAYRSVVIKNAWGDQTNYTYDYRVQRLSKIVTEAEYAPYLTDPEYLDNMKGRLVLRAGSGTQAIATGNGKQDTVSGGYSYLTGGTLVFEGQASVPGTGEPDPENAKTYPAYRFWYNFKKPSESNPLPSGILAGDSGSPSYVFNEKSGRWEWVGAGQSQGGSGYGEFSQMRSGNQWASDYVDSFNRTVSVSEGGGDLLWNVTDGDGNGTFVQGDISTDYTGLASGLRGDTSTQGTRASDTQIGVCSNLIFDGSGGTIVLQGSVDTGAGSLTFNRDYVLSDGGNASYRLNTAGFVVNKGATVTTLLTGTSGDEWRKIGEGDLIVSGHGNNAADINVGGSGMLILDRDGYAAHNVKLNGGGVMVRLAGENQVSGEFIFGHRGGVVDMYGHNLTLNAITHLDSGAVFANYLGNSTVTLTFTGSGEQTFLGALRDGEAASRGLMNVVYAPGTAEGSVWNLAGHILNTGTWTVQGGEVKVAGVYTLHAGGYVDENDWQMASFSTGTVQVNSGARFTTGGHSLVVSAVQVDDGGTYGVLAGGDHSGNVVLSGAASMLRAEVDSGSATESGVISGAGSLVKTGEGTLLLKNGNNSFSGTATVEEGLVRASSAGALGQAVWSLDAAGALAVEGAGFSAIAGKLDQASSGTFVLLEDQAAISGLNGFRNLSVGALGEVNLGTRGTTGLLSGWTADGGWSLGGGGGTLTVNLKLSGSGTLSIGNGSNTGTVVLANAHNSDSEGGAAFSGVIELNGGVNLTYADVRSLGVQNKNVLVKYGTSFALGSEADAALAHVSNASEGVLLLSGTRTADLNLGGMGLNSVCIGADGQAVLSGAVTAGTQGYLFGGNGMLTVASSLGGNYSLTVDTQGMGTGGGVILAADNTYSGETRILSGASLMVGNGGTSGSLGTGAVANEGTLAFNRTDSVTAANAISGTGSLIQKGSGELALTGNNSYSGTTTIAAGTLTIGNGGTSGSLGAGAVVNNGVLAFNRSDSVALNTNVSGTGSLVKNGSGTLTIQKMLSYTGGTTVNKGVLVVGYGGANGMIRGNLAIREGAQVTLKGGDSFGYSGGNASVKNVNINGGTLYFGDNKNQTFQNTVFNLTGGVVDGITGGRMDIWTNAVVNVKSANRASEIKRVNVQLRDANPTVFMVDRGTADVDLKISANIVNSSGVKGSFIKKGAGIMVLSGKNTYSGGTTVNWGTLVAASSQALGTGAASVNSGARLALGGLGTDISFVALGNDILVKNGGILSGSATLSGNTTLQSGSVFELTLSMGGSAGNELAYNSLMLQSGVFQIDAGAKLKLAAVSLDYSSDFWGTSHILNLIEGGANASLKGAFTLDLSGAGNYGSYGSWSLQGDEDSKTVNMVWTPNAEAVLDHSETAALLAAPSPAPVPEPSSALLVLAGLGTCIFRRRVR, from the coding sequence ATGTCTGATTCCTTCGACGTTCAGACTTACCGTGATTTTGCGGAAAACCGGGGCATCTTTGGAATCAATGCCAAAGACGTCGCCATTTACGACAAGGAAGGCAATTACGTGGGCTCCATCCCCAAAATGATGAATTTTGACGGATTGGCGGACGCCCATGCCGGGGAAGCCGCTTTGGTAGGCGGCCCGGGTTTCATCGCCACCGTGTCCCATGATTACAATAACCAGACCATTACGTTTACCAAGCGTTTTGGAGCCACGGAAGGAACGCCGTTTTATGACGCCTACCGGAGCGTGGTAATCAAGAATGCCTGGGGCGACCAGACGAATTACACGTATGACTACCGCGTGCAGCGGTTGAGCAAGATCGTGACGGAAGCGGAATACGCCCCCTACCTGACGGATCCGGAATACCTGGACAACATGAAGGGACGGCTGGTTCTGCGTGCCGGGTCCGGAACCCAGGCTATTGCCACGGGGAACGGTAAACAGGACACGGTCAGCGGAGGTTATTCCTATTTGACCGGGGGAACCCTGGTTTTTGAGGGACAGGCCAGCGTTCCGGGAACAGGAGAGCCGGACCCTGAGAATGCCAAGACCTATCCGGCCTACCGTTTCTGGTACAATTTCAAGAAACCTTCGGAATCCAATCCCCTGCCTTCCGGCATATTGGCAGGGGACAGCGGAAGTCCCAGCTATGTATTTAATGAGAAGTCCGGCAGATGGGAATGGGTGGGGGCCGGTCAATCCCAGGGCGGTAGCGGCTACGGCGAGTTCAGCCAGATGCGCTCTGGCAACCAGTGGGCCAGCGATTACGTGGACAGTTTCAACCGCACCGTCAGCGTGTCGGAAGGGGGTGGGGATCTTCTGTGGAATGTGACGGATGGCGACGGAAACGGAACCTTCGTTCAGGGAGATATCAGTACGGATTACACCGGGCTGGCCTCCGGCCTGCGAGGAGATACCTCCACACAGGGAACGCGGGCCTCGGACACGCAGATAGGCGTGTGCAGCAATCTTATTTTTGACGGCTCCGGCGGCACCATTGTTCTCCAGGGCTCGGTGGATACGGGGGCGGGTTCCCTCACGTTCAACCGGGATTACGTATTGAGCGACGGAGGAAATGCCTCCTACCGTCTGAATACGGCGGGTTTCGTTGTGAACAAGGGGGCAACCGTGACGACGCTGCTGACCGGAACCTCCGGGGACGAGTGGCGGAAGATCGGGGAAGGTGATTTGATCGTCAGCGGCCACGGGAACAATGCGGCGGACATCAACGTGGGAGGAAGCGGGATGCTGATTCTGGACCGGGACGGCTACGCGGCGCACAACGTGAAGCTGAACGGCGGCGGAGTAATGGTGCGCCTGGCGGGGGAAAACCAAGTATCCGGGGAGTTCATCTTCGGCCACCGCGGGGGTGTGGTGGACATGTATGGGCACAATTTGACGCTGAACGCCATCACTCACCTGGATTCCGGAGCCGTTTTTGCCAATTACCTTGGCAATTCCACCGTAACGCTTACGTTCACGGGCTCCGGGGAACAGACGTTCCTGGGGGCTTTGCGGGACGGGGAGGCCGCTTCCCGTGGACTGATGAATGTGGTGTACGCACCCGGCACGGCGGAAGGGTCCGTCTGGAATCTGGCCGGCCATATTCTCAATACCGGAACGTGGACGGTGCAGGGAGGAGAGGTGAAGGTGGCCGGAGTGTATACCCTGCACGCGGGCGGCTATGTGGATGAGAACGACTGGCAGATGGCCTCCTTTTCCACCGGAACAGTGCAGGTGAACAGCGGCGCCCGGTTTACCACTGGCGGCCATTCCCTGGTAGTTTCCGCCGTGCAGGTGGATGACGGTGGCACGTATGGCGTGCTGGCCGGGGGAGACCACAGCGGAAACGTTGTGTTGTCCGGTGCCGCGTCGATGCTGCGTGCGGAAGTGGATTCCGGGTCCGCGACGGAGTCCGGCGTGATTTCCGGAGCCGGTTCCCTCGTGAAAACCGGGGAAGGAACCCTGCTTCTGAAAAACGGGAACAACAGTTTTTCCGGAACTGCCACGGTTGAAGAAGGCCTGGTGCGCGCCTCTTCCGCCGGGGCTCTCGGGCAGGCTGTCTGGTCGCTGGATGCCGCCGGAGCCCTGGCTGTGGAAGGCGCTGGTTTTTCCGCTATTGCCGGAAAGCTGGACCAGGCGTCTTCCGGAACGTTCGTGCTGCTGGAAGACCAGGCGGCGATTTCCGGCCTGAACGGCTTCAGAAACTTGTCCGTCGGCGCATTGGGAGAGGTGAATTTGGGAACACGGGGAACGACCGGCCTGCTTTCCGGCTGGACCGCGGATGGGGGCTGGTCCCTGGGCGGAGGCGGCGGAACGCTGACGGTGAACTTGAAGCTCAGCGGCTCCGGCACCCTGTCTATCGGCAACGGTTCCAATACCGGAACCGTAGTGCTTGCCAACGCGCACAATAGTGATTCGGAGGGTGGAGCTGCTTTCTCCGGAGTTATTGAACTGAATGGGGGAGTGAACCTCACCTACGCGGACGTGCGCTCCCTCGGGGTGCAGAACAAGAATGTGCTCGTCAAGTACGGAACATCCTTTGCCCTTGGGTCGGAAGCGGATGCCGCCCTGGCGCATGTTTCCAATGCTTCCGAAGGCGTTCTGCTCCTGTCGGGAACCCGTACGGCGGATTTGAATCTGGGCGGCATGGGACTGAATTCCGTGTGCATCGGGGCTGACGGACAGGCTGTTTTGTCCGGGGCCGTGACAGCCGGAACGCAGGGATATTTGTTCGGCGGAAACGGGATGCTGACCGTAGCCAGTTCGCTTGGCGGCAATTATTCCCTGACGGTGGATACCCAGGGCATGGGCACTGGCGGAGGAGTTATTCTGGCGGCTGACAATACGTATTCCGGTGAAACGCGCATCCTCTCCGGAGCCTCCCTGATGGTAGGGAACGGAGGAACCTCCGGCAGCCTGGGAACGGGAGCCGTTGCCAATGAAGGAACCCTGGCATTCAACAGGACGGACAGCGTGACGGCGGCGAATGCCATTTCCGGTACGGGCAGCCTGATCCAGAAAGGGAGTGGTGAGCTGGCGCTGACGGGGAACAATTCCTACAGCGGAACCACCACCATTGCGGCGGGAACGCTCACCATAGGGAATGGCGGTACAAGCGGTTCCCTGGGCGCCGGTGCAGTCGTCAACAACGGCGTGCTCGCCTTCAACAGGTCTGATTCGGTTGCCCTGAACACGAATGTGTCCGGAACAGGCTCGCTCGTGAAGAACGGTTCCGGCACGCTCACCATCCAGAAGATGCTTTCCTATACCGGAGGAACCACCGTGAATAAGGGCGTCCTTGTGGTGGGCTACGGAGGCGCCAACGGCATGATTCGCGGGAACCTGGCCATCCGGGAGGGAGCGCAGGTGACATTGAAGGGCGGTGACAGCTTCGGTTATTCCGGAGGGAACGCCTCCGTCAAGAACGTGAACATCAATGGAGGAACTCTGTATTTTGGAGACAACAAGAACCAGACGTTCCAGAATACGGTGTTCAACCTGACCGGAGGCGTTGTGGACGGCATAACGGGCGGTCGCATGGATATCTGGACGAATGCCGTCGTTAATGTGAAATCCGCAAACAGGGCATCTGAAATCAAGCGCGTCAACGTGCAGCTCAGGGATGCCAATCCTACGGTATTCATGGTGGACCGTGGAACCGCAGACGTGGATTTGAAAATATCCGCGAACATCGTGAACTCTTCCGGAGTTAAGGGGTCCTTCATCAAGAAAGGCGCCGGGATCATGGTGCTTTCCGGAAAGAATACCTATTCCGGTGGCACTACGGTCAACTGGGGGACGCTGGTGGCGGCCTCCAGCCAGGCTCTTGGAACCGGAGCGGCCTCCGTCAATTCCGGCGCGCGTTTGGCGCTGGGCGGCCTTGGCACGGATATTTCTTTCGTTGCCCTAGGGAATGACATCCTGGTGAAGAATGGCGGCATTCTGTCCGGTTCCGCCACCCTGTCCGGGAATACGACGCTCCAGTCCGGCTCCGTCTTTGAACTGACCTTGTCCATGGGCGGTTCCGCCGGGAATGAACTGGCGTACAACAGCCTGATGCTCCAGTCCGGTGTTTTCCAGATTGACGCGGGAGCCAAGCTGAAGCTGGCGGCGGTGTCTCTGGATTATTCCTCCGACTTCTGGGGGACCTCCCATATCCTGAACCTGATAGAAGGCGGCGCGAACGCCAGTTTGAAGGGGGCGTTTACGCTGGACCTGTCCGGAGCCGGAAATTATGGCTCCTATGGGTCCTGGTCCCTCCAGGGCGATGAGGATTCCAAAACCGTGAACATGGTCTGGACTCCCAATGCCGAGGCCGTTTTGGACCATTCGGAAACTGCGGCGTTGCTCGCGGCTCCGTCTCCTGCGCCGGTTCCGGAACCTTCCTCCGCGCTGCTGGTGCTGGCAGGCCTGGGGACGTGTATTTTCCGCCGCCGTGTGCGGTGA
- a CDS encoding S6 family peptidase: protein MNVHHYSGLLGAACLLTPAYGGLMSDSFDVQTYRDFAENRGIFDVNAKDVAIYDKNGNYVGTIPKMMNFDGVADAHIGEAALVGGPGFIATVSHDYYNHFVSFTVRFGAKQGTPFYDSYRSVTRKDAWGDKSDLTYDYRVQRLSKIVTEAEYAPYLTDPEYLDNMKGRLVMRAGSGVQAVATGNGKQEKIDASYGYLTGGTLVFEGQASAPGTGEPDPENAKTYPAYRFWYNFKKPSESNPLPSGGLSGDSGSPCYVYNENSGKWEWVGAAQSASGSGYGQFTQMRSGNQWASDYVDSFNRTISVAASGDVLWNVTDTDGNGTFVQGGVTTDYTGLAAGLRGDTSTKGTQATNEQLNACNNLIFDGSGGTIVLQGSVDTGAGSLTFNRDYVLSDGGDSSRRLNTAGFVVNKGAPVTTLLTGASGDEWRKIGEGDLIVSGHGNNAADINVGGGGNLILDRDGYAARNVKLNGGGVMVRLAGENQVSGEFIFGHRGGVVDMYGHNLTLNAITHLDSGACFGNFRANTAVTFTFTGHGAQDYLGGFMDGGALKDGQLHVVYAPGTGEGSVWNLSGHIFNTGTWTVQGGEVKVAGVHALHAGGYVDENDWETALFATGTVNVESGARFTAGGHAEVGSSVNVADGGTYAILSGGSHSGNVALSGSGAVMRAEVDSGSATESGVISGTGSLVKTGEGTLVLTGANSYSGGTVIDAGTLAVGDGEKDGSLGTGTIVNNGTLAFNSLHASSVNLQISGTGRLVKNGSGMLAVQKHQAYTGGTTVNEGTLMLISGGEEGIIRGGLVINRGATVSLRGVDCFGNSGNEACVSHVEINGGTLFQNDTRNQTFRNMTVTLAGGTLDGVAKGSMEVWTDTVFQVRAADRASEIRTVNVKLRGSSPAVFAVERGTAEADLKVSANIVNYSGAKGSVAKTGEGIMVLSGKNTYSGGTSVNGGTLAAASNQALGTGMATVNSGAHLALGGLGTDISSVALGNDILVKNGGILSGSATLSGNTTLQSGSVFELTLSMGGSAGNELAYNSLMLQSGVFQIDAGAKLKLAALSLDYSTDFWGTSHILNFIEGGANATLTGNFTLDASSAGDYAAYGQWSLQKNEDSKEVSMVWTPNAAPEASSAMASAFTATAPAPVPEPSSCMLLMAALGAVFLRRSVPGNE from the coding sequence ATGAATGTTCATCATTATTCCGGGCTGCTGGGGGCGGCCTGCCTCCTCACTCCCGCCTATGGCGGGTTGATGTCTGACTCGTTTGATGTTCAGACCTACCGTGATTTCGCGGAAAACCGGGGCATTTTTGATGTGAATGCCAAAGACGTCGCCATCTACGACAAGAATGGCAATTACGTGGGGACTATCCCCAAAATGATGAATTTTGACGGCGTGGCGGATGCCCATATCGGGGAGGCCGCGCTGGTGGGCGGTCCCGGCTTCATCGCCACCGTATCACATGATTATTATAACCATTTCGTTTCCTTTACGGTTCGTTTCGGTGCCAAGCAAGGAACTCCTTTTTACGATTCCTACCGTAGCGTTACGAGAAAGGATGCATGGGGTGATAAGTCCGATTTGACATACGACTACCGTGTGCAGCGATTGAGCAAGATCGTGACGGAGGCGGAATACGCACCTTACCTGACTGACCCGGAATACCTGGACAACATGAAAGGGAGGCTGGTCATGAGAGCTGGTTCCGGAGTTCAGGCTGTCGCCACAGGAAACGGCAAACAGGAAAAGATTGATGCCTCTTATGGCTATTTGACCGGAGGAACCCTTGTTTTTGAGGGGCAGGCCAGCGCTCCGGGAACAGGAGAGCCGGACCCGGAAAATGCCAAGACCTATCCGGCTTACCGGTTCTGGTACAATTTCAAGAAGCCTTCGGAGTCCAATCCATTGCCTTCCGGTGGATTGTCAGGGGATAGTGGAAGCCCGTGCTATGTGTACAATGAGAATTCCGGCAAGTGGGAGTGGGTAGGTGCGGCACAGTCTGCCAGTGGAAGCGGGTATGGACAGTTTACCCAGATGCGTTCCGGCAACCAGTGGGCCAGCGATTACGTGGACAGCTTCAACCGTACCATAAGCGTTGCGGCGAGCGGTGACGTACTGTGGAACGTGACGGATACGGACGGCAACGGGACCTTTGTGCAGGGAGGCGTGACTACGGATTACACCGGATTGGCGGCCGGATTACGCGGGGACACCTCCACGAAAGGTACACAAGCTACAAATGAGCAGTTGAACGCCTGCAATAATCTGATTTTTGACGGCTCCGGCGGCACAATCGTGCTCCAGGGGTCCGTGGATACCGGAGCGGGCTCCCTCACCTTCAACCGCGATTACGTGCTGAGCGACGGGGGCGATTCTTCCCGCCGCCTGAATACGGCGGGCTTTGTGGTGAACAAGGGAGCTCCGGTCACCACCTTGCTGACCGGAGCCTCCGGAGACGAGTGGAGGAAGATTGGGGAAGGCGATTTGATCGTCAGCGGCCACGGGAACAATGCGGCGGACATCAACGTGGGTGGCGGCGGAAATCTGATTCTGGACAGGGACGGCTACGCGGCCCGTAACGTGAAGCTGAACGGGGGCGGAGTAATGGTGCGCCTTGCCGGGGAAAACCAAGTGTCCGGGGAGTTCATCTTCGGCCACCGCGGGGGCGTGGTGGACATGTACGGGCATAATTTGACGCTGAATGCCATCACGCATCTGGATTCCGGAGCCTGCTTCGGCAATTTCCGTGCGAATACCGCCGTGACATTCACGTTTACGGGGCACGGGGCGCAGGACTATCTTGGAGGCTTCATGGACGGAGGGGCCTTGAAGGACGGCCAGCTTCATGTGGTGTACGCGCCCGGCACGGGAGAAGGTTCCGTCTGGAACCTGTCCGGGCATATTTTCAATACCGGGACGTGGACGGTGCAGGGAGGTGAGGTGAAGGTAGCCGGGGTGCATGCCCTGCACGCGGGCGGCTATGTGGATGAGAACGACTGGGAGACGGCCCTCTTTGCCACCGGAACGGTGAATGTGGAGAGCGGTGCGCGGTTCACGGCGGGAGGCCATGCGGAAGTTGGCTCTTCCGTGAACGTGGCGGACGGAGGGACATATGCCATTCTTTCCGGCGGCAGTCACAGCGGGAACGTGGCTCTATCCGGTTCCGGGGCCGTCATGAGGGCGGAAGTAGACTCCGGTTCCGCGACGGAATCCGGCGTTATTTCAGGAACCGGCTCTCTTGTGAAAACCGGAGAAGGAACGCTGGTGCTGACCGGGGCCAATTCCTATTCCGGCGGTACCGTCATTGATGCGGGGACGCTCGCCGTGGGTGACGGGGAAAAAGACGGTTCCCTGGGTACGGGAACGATTGTCAACAATGGAACCCTCGCTTTCAATTCGCTCCACGCCAGCTCCGTTAATTTGCAAATATCCGGGACGGGCCGCCTCGTGAAAAACGGTTCCGGAATGCTCGCCGTGCAGAAACACCAGGCTTATACCGGAGGAACTACGGTCAATGAAGGAACGCTGATGCTTATTTCAGGAGGTGAGGAAGGTATTATCCGCGGAGGGCTGGTTATCAACCGGGGCGCAACGGTTTCCCTGCGCGGGGTGGACTGTTTCGGCAATTCGGGAAATGAGGCCTGCGTCAGCCATGTGGAAATTAACGGAGGAACCCTGTTCCAGAATGATACCAGGAACCAGACCTTCCGGAACATGACCGTCACCCTGGCAGGAGGGACGCTGGACGGCGTGGCGAAGGGAAGCATGGAGGTCTGGACGGATACCGTTTTCCAGGTAAGGGCGGCGGACAGGGCCTCGGAAATCAGGACGGTTAATGTCAAGCTGAGGGGAAGCAGTCCTGCTGTCTTTGCGGTGGAGCGCGGCACGGCGGAGGCGGATTTAAAAGTATCAGCCAACATCGTCAATTACTCCGGAGCAAAGGGCTCCGTTGCCAAGACAGGAGAGGGGATCATGGTTTTATCCGGAAAGAATACCTATTCCGGCGGAACGTCCGTCAATGGGGGAACGCTGGCAGCGGCCTCCAACCAGGCTCTCGGGACGGGGATGGCGACGGTCAATTCCGGCGCGCATCTGGCGCTGGGCGGCCTTGGCACGGATATTTCTTCCGTTGCCCTAGGGAATGACATCCTGGTGAAGAATGGCGGCATTCTGTCCGGTTCCGCCACCCTGTCCGGGAATACGACGCTCCAGTCCGGCTCCGTCTTTGAACTGACCTTGTCCATGGGCGGCTCCGCCGGGAATGAACTGGCGTACAATAGCCTGATGCTCCAGTCCGGCGTCTTCCAGATTGACGCGGGGGCCAAGCTGAAGCTGGCGGCGTTGAGCCTCGACTATTCCACCGACTTCTGGGGAACCTCCCACATCCTGAACTTCATTGAGGGGGGAGCGAACGCGACCCTGACGGGTAATTTCACGCTGGATGCGTCTTCCGCCGGAGATTACGCGGCGTACGGCCAGTGGAGCCTCCAGAAGAACGAGGATTCCAAGGAAGTGAGCATGGTGTGGACGCCGAATGCGGCTCCGGAAGCTTCTTCAGCCATGGCATCGGCGTTTACGGCTACGGCGCCTGCTCCTGTTCCTGAACCGTCCTCCTGCATGCTGCTGATGGCTGCCCTGGGAGCGGTGTTCCTGCGCCGTTCCGTTCCGGGGAACGAATAA
- the thiM gene encoding hydroxyethylthiazole kinase encodes MPSSTDLVHAVSADLEKIREAAPLVLSLTNSVVQPLTANLLLAAGAVPAMLNDAEEAVEMLRGGAGALLVNLGTVTREQGAVMQTAVQEANRLGIPWVLDPVAVGALSLRTRLAEQLKERRPRIIRGNASEIMALAGYSSVTKGPESTSSSADALQAARELALHTGAAVLVTGRTDYSTDGRQVIATENGHAMMSRVTGVGCSMGALAAACAAVSSSPLQAAVSTAVLMGIAGEMAFEQSPAPGSFAVSLLDSLYSLSPEEVARRARILPL; translated from the coding sequence ATGCCTTCATCAACCGACCTCGTCCATGCCGTCTCCGCCGATCTGGAAAAAATCCGGGAGGCGGCCCCGCTGGTTCTCTCCCTGACCAACTCCGTCGTCCAGCCCTTGACGGCCAACCTGCTGCTGGCCGCAGGAGCCGTTCCCGCCATGCTTAACGATGCGGAGGAAGCGGTGGAAATGCTCCGCGGCGGAGCAGGCGCCCTGCTGGTCAACCTGGGCACCGTGACGCGCGAACAGGGAGCCGTCATGCAGACGGCGGTGCAGGAAGCCAACCGGCTTGGCATCCCCTGGGTTCTGGACCCGGTGGCCGTGGGAGCTCTTTCCCTGCGCACGCGGCTGGCGGAGCAGTTGAAGGAAAGGCGGCCCCGCATCATCCGCGGGAACGCCTCTGAAATCATGGCTCTGGCCGGGTACTCCTCCGTCACGAAGGGACCGGAAAGCACCAGCTCCAGCGCAGACGCCCTGCAGGCGGCCAGGGAACTGGCCCTGCATACGGGGGCGGCTGTCCTCGTCACGGGCCGCACGGACTATTCCACGGACGGCCGCCAAGTCATTGCCACGGAAAACGGCCATGCCATGATGTCCCGCGTCACGGGCGTGGGCTGTTCCATGGGCGCGCTGGCCGCCGCCTGCGCCGCCGTCTCCTCCTCCCCCTTGCAAGCGGCCGTCTCTACGGCCGTATTGATGGGCATCGCGGGGGAAATGGCCTTTGAACAGAGTCCCGCTCCGGGCTCTTTTGCCGTCTCCCTGCTGGACAGCCTGTACTCCCTTTCTCCGGAAGAAGTAGCGCGGAGAGCGCGCATTCTTCCTCTTTAA
- the thiE gene encoding thiamine phosphate synthase, protein MKEFSLHLYLVTDEAAKCRHSLLETVQRAVDGGVTIVQYRSTNPDAGTCYREALPIRDFLASRGVPFIVNNRIDLALALDADGVHIGQRDLPVPAVRAMIGPDRILGLSVSNADQLRAVDAALVDYLGMGPVFPTISKLNAPPVLGVEGFTALASQSPLPVVAIGGLDSERARLVRATGAAAGIAVVSAICGAEDPEAAARALA, encoded by the coding sequence ATGAAAGAATTCAGCCTCCATCTCTACCTGGTCACTGATGAAGCGGCCAAATGCCGCCACAGCCTTCTGGAAACCGTCCAGAGGGCGGTGGACGGCGGCGTCACCATCGTGCAGTACCGCTCCACCAATCCGGACGCGGGCACCTGCTACCGGGAAGCGCTGCCCATCCGGGACTTCCTGGCGTCCCGCGGCGTTCCCTTCATCGTCAACAACCGCATTGACCTGGCCCTGGCGCTGGACGCGGACGGCGTCCACATCGGCCAGCGTGACCTGCCGGTTCCTGCCGTCAGGGCCATGATCGGCCCGGACAGGATTCTGGGGCTTTCCGTCTCCAACGCGGACCAGCTCCGCGCCGTGGACGCCGCCCTGGTGGACTACCTGGGCATGGGGCCTGTCTTTCCCACCATCTCCAAGCTGAACGCTCCGCCCGTGCTGGGCGTGGAGGGCTTTACCGCTCTGGCATCCCAGTCCCCCCTGCCCGTCGTCGCCATCGGCGGGCTGGACTCGGAGCGCGCCCGGCTGGTGCGCGCCACGGGAGCGGCGGCCGGCATTGCCGTCGTCTCCGCCATTTGCGGAGCGGAAGACCCGGAAGCCGCCGCACGGGCGCTGGCCTGA
- the cysK gene encoding cysteine synthase A, with product MRIYRNITELIGGTPLLELTNYERKNDLNAAILAKLEYLNPAGSVKDRIARAMIDAAEASGELKPDSVIIEPTSGNTGIGLAAVAASRGYRIILTMPETMSVERRNLLKAYGAELVLTDGALGMKGAIAKAEELAAGLPNSFIPGQFVNPANPEVHFRTTGPEIWNDTDGKVDIFVAGIGTGGTITGVGKYLKSRNPEIRIVAVEPSASPVLTQGTAGPHKIQGIGAGFVPETLDTSVYDEVITVTNEDAFATGKELARTDGVLTGISSGAALWAATQVAQRPENAGKTIVVLLPDTGDRYLSTPLFTD from the coding sequence ATGAGAATTTACAGAAACATTACAGAACTGATCGGCGGCACTCCTTTGCTGGAGCTGACCAATTACGAACGCAAAAACGACCTGAACGCCGCCATCCTGGCCAAGCTGGAATACCTCAACCCCGCCGGCAGCGTGAAGGACCGCATCGCCCGGGCCATGATTGACGCCGCGGAAGCCTCCGGAGAGCTGAAGCCGGATTCCGTCATCATTGAACCCACCAGCGGGAACACGGGCATCGGCCTGGCGGCGGTGGCCGCCTCCCGCGGGTACAGGATCATCCTGACCATGCCTGAAACGATGAGCGTGGAACGCCGCAACCTGCTGAAGGCCTACGGCGCGGAACTGGTGCTGACGGACGGCGCGCTGGGCATGAAGGGAGCCATTGCCAAGGCGGAGGAACTGGCCGCAGGACTCCCCAACAGCTTCATTCCCGGCCAGTTCGTCAACCCGGCCAACCCGGAAGTCCATTTCCGGACCACCGGACCGGAAATCTGGAACGACACGGACGGCAAGGTGGACATCTTCGTAGCAGGCATCGGCACCGGAGGCACGATTACGGGCGTAGGCAAGTACCTCAAATCACGCAATCCGGAAATACGGATCGTGGCCGTGGAGCCGTCCGCTTCCCCCGTGCTGACCCAGGGGACCGCCGGCCCCCACAAGATTCAGGGCATTGGCGCGGGTTTCGTGCCGGAAACGCTGGATACCTCCGTGTATGACGAAGTCATCACCGTCACCAATGAAGACGCCTTCGCCACCGGCAAGGAGCTGGCGCGCACGGACGGCGTGCTGACGGGCATTTCCTCCGGCGCAGCGCTCTGGGCCGCCACGCAGGTGGCACAGCGCCCGGAAAACGCAGGCAAGACCATCGTGGTCCTGCTGCCGGACACGGGGGACCGCTACCTCTCCACCCCCCTGTTCACGGACTAA